In Juglans regia cultivar Chandler chromosome 13, Walnut 2.0, whole genome shotgun sequence, the following proteins share a genomic window:
- the LOC108996985 gene encoding caffeic acid 3-O-methyltransferase has product MGSTGETQMTPTQVSDEEANLFAMQLASASVLPMVLKSAIELDLLEIMAKAGRGAYLSPSEIASQLPTTNPDAPVMLDRILRLLASYSVLTYSLRTLPDGRVERLYGLGPVSKFLTKNEDGVSIAPLCLMNQDKVLMESWYYLKDAVLEGGIPFNRAHGVTSFEYHGKDLRFNKVFNKGMSDHSTITMKKILETYKGFEGLTSVVDVGGGTGAVLSMIVSKYPSIKGFNFDLPHVIEDAPSYPGVDHVGGDMFVSVPKGDAIFMKWICHDWSDEHCLKFLKNCYKALPDNGKVIVAECILPVAPDTSLAAKGVIHIDVIMLAHNPGGKERTEKEFEALAKGAGFQGFRVMGCAFNTYIMEFIKKL; this is encoded by the exons ATGGGTTCAACCGGTGAAACCCAGATGACTCCAACCCAAGTCTCCGACGAAGAAGCAAACCTCTTTGCCATGCAACTCGCCAGCGCCTCTGTTCTTCCCATGGTACTCAAATCAGCCATAGAGCTCGACCTCTTGGAGATAATGGCTAAGGCTGGGCGTGGCGCATATCTTTCGCCTTCAGAGATCGCTTCCCAGCTCCCAACCACGAATCCAGATGCCCCTGTTATGCTGGACCGTATCCTTCGCCTCCTGGCTAGCTACTCTGTTCTCACTTACTCCCTGCGCACACTCCCTGATGGCAGGGTTGAGAGGCTGTACGGTCTGGGCCCTGTTTCCAAATTCTTGACTAAGAATGAGGATGGTGTATCTATTGCTCCTCTCTGTCTCATGAATCAGGATAAGGTCCTCATGGAGAGCTG GTACTACCTGAAAGATGCAGTTCTAGAAGGTGGCATTCCATTCAACAGGGCCCATGGAGTGACCTCTTTTGAATATCATGGGAAAGATCTTAGATTTAACAAGGTTTTCAACAAGGGAATGTCTGATCACTCTACCATTACCATGAAGAAAATCCTAGAGACCTATAAAGGCTTTGAAGGCCTAACATCGGTGGTGGATGTTGGTGGTGGGACAGGGGCTGTCCTTAGTATGATCGTATCTAAATACCCTTCTATAAAGGGCTTCAATTTCGATTTGCCGCATGTCATCGAGGATGCACCATCTTATCCTG GTGTGGACCACGTAGGAGGAGACATGTTTGTTAGTGTTCCAAAAGGAGACGCCATTTTCATGAAG TGGATATGTCATGATTGGAGTGATGAGCACTGCTTGAAATTTCTGAAGAACTGCTATAAAGCTCTTCCAGACAATGGGAAGGTGATTGTTGCTGAATGTATTCTTCCAGTAGCACCAGACACTAGCCTCGCGGCCAAGGGAGTCATCCATATAGATGTTATCATGTTGGCTCATAATCCTGGTGGGAAGGAGAGGACAGAGAAGGAGTTTGAGGCCTTGGCTAAAGGGGCAGGATTTCAAGGGTTCCGAGTAATGGGTTGTGCTTTCAACACATATATTATGGAATTCATTAAAAAGCTTTGA